Proteins from one Chryseobacterium arthrosphaerae genomic window:
- a CDS encoding peptide MFS transporter, with amino-acid sequence MDNIEALSPKPDEFVENKNSRHPKGLWVLFGTEMWERFNFYGMRALLTLFMVNSLLIKEADAAIIYGGFLALCYLTPLLGGFIADKYIGNRFAIIVGGSLMAIGQFLLFISASTFSADLGSAKLIMWLALFVIIFGNGFFKPNISSMVGSLYPKQEKSKLDSAFTIFYMGINIGAFLGQFICPYVGDVKDAATGVRDIFAFKWGFLAASIAMLIGTVTFFILKNKYVVTPEGRPIGGLPKNNSTADFEEGESQTAKFSGMSLGITVGIFAVLFFVFRYLLVGELGFNSMEMGQMIKGIIYPFIYAAGISLAFLIMSSAENKVERQRIWVIYIVSFFIIFFWAAFEQAGSSLTFIADNQTDRNILGWNMPPSMVQIFNGIFVVILAVPFSLCWDKLRARGKEPVSPFKQAMGLALIALSYFIIAHNVKDLGNSGLLAIKWLMLLYFIQTCGELCLSPIGLSLVGKLAPKRFASLLYGVFFISNAAGYALAGSLGALIPATGDKFKKAQEIGVNLQDVLDKKVTLTADQVAAFEKAQLPLHNPTFVGFEIHNLFEFFMVFVVLCGIASVILGLLSPILKKMMHGVN; translated from the coding sequence ATGGATAATATTGAAGCATTGAGTCCGAAACCGGATGAATTTGTAGAGAATAAGAATTCCAGACATCCAAAAGGGTTATGGGTTCTTTTCGGAACGGAAATGTGGGAGCGTTTCAACTTTTATGGGATGAGGGCACTTTTGACGCTCTTCATGGTAAATTCCTTATTGATAAAAGAAGCAGATGCTGCGATCATCTATGGTGGATTCCTGGCTTTATGTTATTTAACACCTCTTTTGGGAGGATTCATTGCTGATAAATATATCGGAAACAGATTTGCCATTATCGTAGGTGGATCATTGATGGCCATTGGTCAGTTTTTACTATTCATCAGTGCCTCAACTTTCTCTGCTGATCTTGGCAGTGCCAAGCTTATCATGTGGCTGGCTTTATTTGTTATCATCTTTGGTAACGGATTCTTCAAGCCGAATATTTCCTCAATGGTAGGAAGTCTTTATCCGAAGCAGGAAAAGTCTAAACTTGACTCTGCATTCACCATTTTCTATATGGGGATCAACATCGGAGCATTCTTAGGTCAGTTTATCTGTCCTTACGTAGGTGACGTAAAAGATGCTGCAACCGGAGTAAGAGATATTTTTGCTTTCAAATGGGGATTCCTGGCAGCTTCAATTGCGATGCTTATTGGAACTGTAACATTCTTCATCCTTAAAAATAAATACGTTGTAACTCCGGAAGGAAGACCTATCGGAGGATTACCAAAAAATAACAGTACTGCAGATTTCGAAGAAGGAGAATCTCAGACAGCTAAATTCTCAGGGATGTCTTTAGGAATCACTGTAGGTATATTTGCTGTTCTGTTCTTTGTATTCAGATATTTACTGGTAGGAGAACTTGGGTTCAACTCTATGGAGATGGGGCAAATGATCAAAGGAATCATCTATCCGTTCATCTATGCTGCCGGTATTTCCCTGGCATTCCTGATCATGTCTTCTGCTGAAAACAAGGTTGAAAGACAAAGAATCTGGGTAATCTATATCGTTTCATTCTTTATTATTTTCTTCTGGGCTGCATTCGAACAGGCAGGATCTTCTTTAACGTTTATTGCAGATAACCAGACCGACAGAAATATCTTAGGATGGAATATGCCGCCTTCAATGGTTCAGATCTTCAACGGAATCTTCGTGGTTATTCTGGCTGTTCCTTTCAGTTTATGCTGGGATAAGCTTAGAGCGAGAGGAAAAGAGCCTGTATCTCCGTTCAAACAAGCGATGGGATTAGCATTGATCGCTCTTTCTTATTTTATCATTGCGCACAATGTAAAAGATTTAGGAAATTCAGGTTTATTAGCTATCAAATGGCTAATGCTACTTTATTTCATCCAGACTTGTGGTGAGCTTTGTCTTTCTCCAATCGGTTTATCATTGGTAGGTAAGCTTGCTCCCAAGAGATTTGCTTCGTTATTGTATGGTGTATTCTTCATTTCCAATGCTGCCGGCTATGCTTTGGCAGGTTCATTAGGAGCGCTTATCCCTGCAACAGGTGATAAGTTTAAAAAAGCTCAGGAAATAGGAGTTAACTTACAGGATGTTCTGGATAAAAAAGTAACCCTTACAGCTGACCAGGTAGCAGCATTCGAAAAAGCTCAGTTACCATTGCATAACCCTACATTCGTAGGATTTGAGATCCATAATTTATTCGAATTCTTTATGGTATTCGTTGTGCTTTGTGGTATTGCTTCAGTGATTTTAGGTTTACTTTCACCTATCTTAAAGAAAATGATGCACGGTGTCAACTAA
- a CDS encoding PDDEXK nuclease domain-containing protein, giving the protein MMEISEDSLFQSVKEIIRQSREKVFRIANSTLLLTYWQIGKLIVEDEQQGKERAEYGKYTLRNLSQKLSLEFGKGFDYTNLSNMRKFYTAFPIVDTLSQQLSWSHYRLLSSQDDENKRQYYLNEAVQNNWNVRDLKRQINSLAYERVLEHKKSPAKNIQSVLKDPYIFEFLGLKADEQFSEKEIETAIIDHIQKFLLEFGKGFAFVARQQHISTDTSDFYIDLVFYNYILKCFVIIDLKTGELSHQDIGQIDMYVRMYDDLKRGEGDNPTIGILLCSEKDETIVKYSVLNDKNNLFASKYLLYLPKEEELKQIIDQDRIRFELDQNNKNP; this is encoded by the coding sequence ATGATGGAAATTTCCGAAGATTCTTTATTCCAATCCGTAAAGGAGATCATTAGGCAGTCGCGCGAAAAGGTTTTTCGAATAGCGAATTCTACTCTACTGCTCACTTACTGGCAGATTGGTAAACTTATTGTTGAAGATGAGCAACAGGGAAAAGAACGTGCGGAATACGGAAAATACACTTTAAGAAATCTCTCTCAGAAGCTTAGTTTAGAATTTGGAAAAGGGTTTGATTATACCAATCTCTCCAATATGCGCAAGTTTTACACTGCATTCCCAATTGTTGACACATTGTCTCAACAATTGAGCTGGTCTCATTACCGTCTGCTTTCCAGCCAGGATGATGAAAACAAAAGACAGTATTATCTCAATGAGGCAGTACAGAATAATTGGAATGTAAGAGATTTAAAAAGGCAGATCAATTCCCTTGCGTACGAAAGAGTTCTTGAACATAAAAAATCACCGGCTAAAAACATCCAGAGCGTTTTAAAAGATCCATATATTTTTGAATTTTTAGGTTTAAAAGCTGATGAACAGTTCTCCGAAAAAGAAATTGAAACGGCTATTATTGACCATATTCAAAAGTTTTTACTGGAATTCGGAAAAGGATTTGCTTTTGTTGCCAGACAGCAACATATTTCAACAGATACATCGGACTTCTACATAGATCTTGTATTCTATAATTACATATTAAAATGCTTTGTCATTATCGATTTAAAAACCGGAGAACTTTCCCATCAGGATATCGGACAGATCGATATGTATGTAAGAATGTATGATGATCTTAAACGTGGCGAAGGAGATAATCCTACCATCGGAATCCTCCTGTGTTCCGAAAAGGACGAAACTATTGTGAAATATTCCGTACTGAATGATAAAAACAATTTATTTGCCAGCAAATACCTGCTGTACCTCCCAAAAGAAGAAGAACTGAAACAAATCATCGACCAGGACAGAATCCGTTTTGAACTGGATCAGAACAATAAAAACCCTTAA
- a CDS encoding peptide MFS transporter: MKTKHPKGLPYLFFTEMWERFGYYLILGIFVLYVIEPAGMKGGLGLPDKTADDIFGTYIALTYLTPFIGGFLADRVLGYIKSIYLGGFLMAAGYIGMGVFKELPLFYTSLALIIIGNGFFKPTISTLLGNLYSEEPYKANKDSGYNIFYMGINIGAFICNIIAAFMRNKFGWGEAFITAGVGMLIGMVIFTIGRKHYIHAAQMKPVQEGDTKLSEIMMKVFVPAIAAGAIGWFIPNNIFGSDSTDAFIFACIPVIYFYASLYFKAKPDEKASIGALLSVFLISMFFWAVFKQNGTALTRWANYYTDRSVPASLEKPLEGIYMVDGKSYEDKETPVYDNQFRSQKDENGDTKKETGKDVYFKNISPEQRAALEKNPESKVYLYNTELFQSINPFWVIALTPVIVGFWALLRRKGKEPLTPTKIVLGLFISGLSCLVMVLAVMAGDNGAVKVSPLWLVASYGVITIGELCLSPMGLSFVSKLSPARITALMMGGFFLANSVGNKLSGILASTWYNYENKTNYFLVNFALLIFATLLGLSMLKRLNKIMKEKGH; this comes from the coding sequence ATGAAGACTAAACATCCTAAAGGGCTGCCCTATCTCTTTTTTACAGAAATGTGGGAGCGTTTCGGGTACTACCTGATTCTTGGAATCTTTGTTCTGTATGTGATTGAGCCTGCCGGCATGAAAGGAGGCCTTGGATTGCCTGATAAAACGGCTGATGATATTTTCGGGACATATATTGCACTGACATATCTTACTCCTTTTATCGGAGGATTTCTTGCTGACAGGGTTTTAGGATATATCAAATCTATTTACCTTGGTGGTTTCCTGATGGCTGCCGGCTATATAGGAATGGGTGTTTTCAAAGAATTACCTTTATTCTATACTTCCCTGGCGTTGATCATTATCGGAAACGGTTTCTTTAAACCTACTATTTCTACTCTTTTGGGTAATCTATATTCTGAAGAGCCTTACAAAGCCAACAAAGATTCCGGGTACAATATTTTCTATATGGGGATCAATATCGGGGCATTTATCTGTAATATTATTGCGGCCTTTATGCGTAATAAATTCGGTTGGGGTGAAGCGTTTATTACAGCCGGAGTGGGAATGCTGATCGGTATGGTTATTTTTACCATCGGAAGAAAACATTATATTCATGCTGCACAGATGAAACCTGTACAGGAAGGAGATACAAAGCTTTCCGAGATCATGATGAAAGTATTTGTTCCTGCTATTGCTGCCGGAGCTATAGGATGGTTTATTCCCAATAATATTTTTGGAAGTGACAGTACGGATGCCTTTATTTTCGCCTGTATTCCTGTTATTTACTTCTATGCTTCTCTGTACTTTAAGGCTAAGCCTGATGAAAAAGCATCGATTGGTGCATTACTTTCCGTATTCCTGATCAGTATGTTCTTCTGGGCTGTTTTCAAGCAAAATGGTACTGCCTTGACAAGATGGGCTAATTATTATACGGACAGAAGTGTTCCTGCCTCTCTTGAAAAACCGTTAGAAGGCATCTATATGGTGGATGGTAAAAGCTACGAGGATAAAGAAACACCTGTGTATGACAACCAGTTCAGATCTCAAAAGGATGAGAATGGAGACACTAAAAAAGAAACAGGAAAAGACGTTTATTTTAAAAATATCTCTCCTGAACAGCGTGCTGCGCTTGAGAAAAACCCTGAAAGTAAAGTTTATTTATACAATACGGAATTATTCCAGTCTATCAACCCATTCTGGGTAATTGCTTTAACTCCTGTTATCGTAGGTTTCTGGGCACTTCTGAGAAGAAAAGGAAAAGAGCCGTTAACGCCAACCAAGATCGTTCTGGGGCTGTTCATTTCAGGACTTTCATGTCTGGTAATGGTACTGGCAGTAATGGCCGGAGATAACGGGGCTGTAAAAGTTTCTCCTTTGTGGCTTGTAGCAAGTTACGGAGTGATCACAATAGGGGAATTATGCCTTTCACCAATGGGACTTTCTTTCGTTTCCAAACTTTCACCTGCGAGGATCACTGCATTGATGATGGGTGGTTTCTTCCTGGCGAATTCTGTAGGAAATAAACTTTCAGGAATCCTGGCCAGTACATGGTACAATTACGAAAACAAGACAAATTATTTCCTTGTGAATTTCGCTTTGTTAATATTTGCTACCCTTTTAGGTCTTTCCATGTTAAAAAGGTTAAATAAAATCATGAAGGAAAAAGGACACTAA